One window from the genome of Pseudobacteriovorax antillogorgiicola encodes:
- a CDS encoding YeeE/YedE family protein has product MNEYLMALLGGGLIGLSASLFLLFKGRVFGVSGILAAWVAPQKHDFVWKSVVILGLIAGGVLVSFILPERMPNESSQIPTMAKVGLAGILVGFGTQLGSGCTSGHGVCGMSRFSIRSLIATLCFMGAGIVTVALAN; this is encoded by the coding sequence ATGAATGAATATCTAATGGCACTACTCGGAGGCGGCTTAATTGGCTTATCCGCCTCTCTGTTTCTTCTATTTAAGGGACGTGTTTTTGGAGTTTCTGGCATCCTAGCGGCCTGGGTTGCGCCCCAGAAGCATGACTTCGTATGGAAGTCAGTTGTGATTCTGGGCTTGATCGCTGGGGGAGTACTGGTCAGCTTTATTCTACCAGAAAGAATGCCTAACGAGTCGAGTCAAATCCCTACGATGGCCAAGGTAGGGTTGGCTGGTATCCTAGTTGGCTTCGGAACCCAACTGGGCAGTGGTTGCACGAGCGGCCACGGGGTTTGCGGTATGAGTCGCTTTTCGATTCGCTCACTGATTGCAACGCTCTGTTTTATGGGTGCTGGCATCGTAACTGTGGCACTTGCCAACTAA
- a CDS encoding sulfite exporter TauE/SafE family protein, giving the protein MEILAYLSLLLVGMTLSIIGGGGSILTVPIFVYLFGLAADVSTSYSLFIVGLSAAVGAFQYYKEGLINFRVGATFAAPAFLGVFLVRRFVVPAIPDSVDLAIIELTKDQLILSVFAIIMLLASVSMLRGRKDPGIQQGDSKPPLNYPLIVAEGLLVGGVTGFVGAGGGFLIIPALVILAKLPMKEAVATSLMIITIKSLLGFTGDLGQIPIDWTFLLSSSAISVLGIIVGGRIAKLIPGEKLKKGFGVFVLIMGTFMILQQLAS; this is encoded by the coding sequence ATGGAAATCTTAGCTTATCTATCGTTATTACTAGTCGGAATGACTCTCTCTATCATTGGTGGTGGCGGTTCCATTTTAACAGTCCCCATATTTGTGTACTTATTTGGGCTCGCGGCAGACGTATCCACCAGCTACTCTCTATTTATTGTAGGACTATCAGCTGCTGTAGGAGCATTTCAATATTACAAGGAAGGGCTCATTAACTTCCGTGTGGGAGCAACATTTGCGGCCCCAGCATTTTTAGGAGTTTTTCTCGTCAGGCGGTTTGTAGTACCTGCGATTCCTGATTCCGTCGATCTCGCTATTATTGAATTGACCAAGGACCAACTGATACTCAGTGTCTTCGCGATTATTATGCTACTCGCCTCGGTATCCATGCTTCGAGGTCGAAAAGATCCAGGAATCCAACAAGGCGACAGTAAGCCTCCCCTCAACTACCCTCTCATTGTTGCTGAAGGACTTCTCGTCGGTGGGGTCACAGGCTTCGTTGGCGCAGGTGGTGGATTCTTAATCATCCCAGCCCTTGTGATCCTAGCCAAGCTACCCATGAAAGAGGCCGTAGCCACATCATTGATGATCATCACGATCAAATCACTGCTTGGATTCACTGGTGACCTAGGACAAATTCCTATTGATTGGACTTTTTTGCTGAGCAGTTCAGCTATCTCAGTGCTCGGTATCATCGTGGGCGGCCGTATTGCCAAACTTATTCCAGGAGAAAAGCTAAAAAAAGGTTTTGGAGTATTTGTGCTTATCATGGGTACTTTTATGATCTTACAACAACTTGCAAGTTAG
- a CDS encoding CBS domain-containing protein: MKIKVFTVSPYDSISHAHNLMKQNNFRHLLVTDGGKLLGVISDRDIMQVADVDEHGVLHTPHKTIDDIMTANPVTISTKTTVAEMCKLMIDKHIDCLPVVEGDKIKGLVTSYDLLRLLSKIEDKHFQSFPFGFEMPDDDD; this comes from the coding sequence ATGAAAATTAAAGTCTTCACAGTTAGCCCTTATGACAGTATTAGCCATGCCCATAACTTGATGAAGCAAAATAATTTTCGACACCTTCTTGTGACAGATGGTGGTAAGCTTCTAGGCGTCATATCGGATCGAGACATCATGCAGGTCGCCGATGTCGATGAGCACGGGGTACTCCATACGCCCCACAAAACCATTGATGATATCATGACAGCAAATCCTGTGACCATATCCACCAAAACGACTGTTGCTGAGATGTGCAAACTGATGATCGATAAGCATATCGACTGCCTACCAGTTGTCGAAGGCGACAAGATCAAGGGCTTAGTTACCTCCTATGACCTGTTGAGACTCTTGTCAAAAATTGAGGATAAACACTTCCAAAGCTTTCCATTCGGCTTCGAGATGCCGGACGACGACGACTAA
- a CDS encoding sterol desaturase family protein, with the protein MEWWISFLFCFTAMEWVAWFLHKYVMHGFLWSLHEDHHVPPKDRKIQKNDSFALFFAVPSFFAILFGTIYQIDYLQGAGYGVTAYGLVYFIIHEVVIHRRWKFFNMSGPYIEAIRLAHHHHHQVQGKYGSFNFGMLLPPFVYFRLPPDELKRMQRDRIH; encoded by the coding sequence ATGGAGTGGTGGATCAGTTTCTTATTTTGTTTCACAGCCATGGAATGGGTTGCTTGGTTTCTTCATAAGTATGTGATGCACGGATTTCTATGGAGCCTACACGAAGATCATCATGTACCACCGAAGGATCGAAAGATTCAAAAAAACGATTCGTTCGCCCTGTTTTTTGCCGTTCCGAGTTTCTTTGCGATCTTATTTGGAACCATTTATCAAATTGATTATCTTCAGGGTGCCGGCTACGGCGTGACCGCCTATGGCCTCGTCTATTTTATTATTCACGAAGTCGTGATTCATCGGCGCTGGAAATTTTTTAACATGTCTGGACCGTATATCGAAGCGATTCGATTAGCCCACCACCATCACCATCAGGTCCAAGGCAAATATGGCTCATTTAATTTTGGCATGCTTTTACCTCCATTCGTTTATTTCAGGTTGCCTCCAGATGAGCTAAAGCGAATGCAGCGGGACCGCATCCATTAG
- a CDS encoding ChbG/HpnK family deacetylase: protein MSIDRKRLIINVDDFGPSEEVSLRAIEAYQAKTISSVSAIINIDWNPKITDFALDIGIPMGIHLNYTSGKSTLLRNSSLVDDDHFFLNKNLTSTSHIAVRDLYEEFENQILRIKDLGINLTHIDNHKEQIYFCDRLFDVVFRLASEYSLPLRNPFRGLTADGMAENCHRYKIPEDLILQNRKKVRKISDIYQVKSPHRFINDIWDNSIYPSYLKRQLDEAPDLTELCVHIEGELGKSKLDFIASQEFKSHLDINGWVVVGYDCLS, encoded by the coding sequence ATGTCGATAGATAGAAAAAGACTTATCATCAATGTCGACGATTTTGGCCCATCAGAGGAGGTTTCACTTAGAGCAATCGAGGCCTATCAAGCCAAAACTATTTCTAGCGTATCAGCCATAATAAACATTGATTGGAACCCTAAAATCACAGATTTTGCTCTAGATATAGGCATACCAATGGGAATTCACCTTAACTATACCTCTGGTAAGTCCACTCTCCTGCGTAACAGCAGTCTTGTTGATGATGATCATTTTTTTCTTAACAAGAATTTAACTAGCACATCCCACATCGCTGTTAGGGATCTTTACGAGGAGTTTGAAAACCAAATCCTTAGAATTAAAGATTTGGGGATTAACTTGACACATATTGATAATCACAAAGAGCAGATATATTTCTGCGACCGTCTTTTTGATGTGGTTTTTAGGCTGGCGTCTGAATATTCCCTTCCATTAAGAAACCCCTTCAGAGGACTGACAGCTGATGGAATGGCGGAGAATTGCCATCGATACAAAATCCCAGAAGATCTGATTTTACAGAATCGCAAAAAGGTTCGTAAAATAAGCGACATTTACCAAGTAAAATCTCCGCACAGATTTATAAACGACATCTGGGACAACTCGATTTACCCCAGCTACTTGAAACGACAGCTAGATGAAGCACCAGATCTTACGGAGTTATGCGTGCATATTGAAGGAGAGCTAGGAAAAAGCAAATTGGATTTTATCGCTTCTCAAGAGTTTAAGTCGCACCTTGATATCAATGGCTGGGTCGTTGTTGGGTATGATTGTCTTAGCTGA
- a CDS encoding sigma-54 interaction domain-containing protein, giving the protein MSRSLEIVNFHGIITASAKMKSLFETLKRVSRTDSSVLLRGDSGTGKELFAQAIHNLSRRRAKPYRALNCATLSEQLMSSELFGHVKGAFTGATHQHDGLFHVVNEGSIFLDEIAEIPLNLQAKLLRVFQERAFNRVGSTKVEHVNVRFISATHTSLRNMVADGTFREDLMYRLRVIPLFLPKLSDRNEDIQVLTEKFIEEFNQLGYRTIEQVSKDAWDAMMSYPWPGNIRELRNNIEHAFAIGLGDTLHLEDLTPELQGKQPPEETALENIEKELLVKALRDNHGNKGKAAEQLGMSRPTFWRKCKLHNVY; this is encoded by the coding sequence ATGAGCAGATCTCTTGAGATCGTCAACTTCCATGGTATCATCACAGCATCAGCTAAAATGAAATCACTGTTCGAGACCCTCAAACGGGTCTCGCGTACAGATTCGTCGGTGCTTTTAAGAGGGGACTCTGGTACTGGTAAAGAATTGTTTGCCCAAGCCATCCACAACCTCAGCCGCCGCCGCGCAAAACCTTATAGGGCTTTGAATTGCGCGACCCTTTCAGAGCAACTGATGAGTTCAGAGCTTTTCGGTCATGTAAAAGGAGCCTTTACTGGGGCTACCCACCAGCATGACGGACTATTTCATGTGGTTAACGAGGGCTCAATTTTCCTAGATGAAATTGCAGAAATTCCCTTAAATCTCCAGGCGAAGTTGTTGCGAGTTTTTCAAGAGCGGGCCTTCAATCGAGTTGGTTCCACCAAAGTCGAGCATGTAAACGTCAGATTCATCTCTGCAACTCATACCTCCCTTCGTAATATGGTAGCCGACGGCACCTTTCGCGAGGATTTAATGTACCGCCTTCGTGTGATTCCCTTGTTTCTGCCAAAGCTTAGCGATCGCAATGAAGACATTCAGGTTTTGACCGAAAAATTCATCGAAGAGTTCAATCAGCTTGGCTATCGCACCATCGAGCAGGTTTCGAAAGATGCCTGGGACGCAATGATGAGCTACCCTTGGCCTGGCAATATTCGAGAACTTCGCAACAACATCGAACATGCATTCGCCATCGGACTTGGAGACACATTGCATCTTGAAGACCTAACCCCGGAGTTGCAGGGCAAGCAGCCCCCAGAAGAGACCGCTCTGGAGAATATTGAGAAGGAATTGCTTGTAAAAGCTCTCAGAGATAATCATGGTAATAAGGGCAAGGCGGCCGAACAATTGGGAATGAGTCGGCCTACCTTCTGGCGGAAGTGTAAGCTTCATAACGTTTATTAG
- a CDS encoding acyl-CoA thioesterase — translation MISYFLRHLLVAFRSDRSKIESFNQEFELSLHSWPTDCDSNIHVNTARYFVYMELARFDISLRSGLFSYCRRKKIAPLVLGAKVTYRREIKPFQKVTIKSKILGHDHRFIYFEQRIVSNKGIHAKGYLRVAFYKNGFVDPKVLNDVCQVPYDNHPLPADVKLWIESEDLILAELNQVKD, via the coding sequence GTGATTAGCTACTTTCTTCGTCATTTACTTGTTGCCTTTCGTTCGGATCGCTCAAAAATCGAGAGCTTTAATCAAGAGTTCGAGCTTTCCCTTCACAGCTGGCCCACAGACTGTGATAGTAACATCCATGTAAATACGGCTCGTTATTTCGTCTATATGGAACTTGCAAGGTTTGATATCAGCCTCCGGTCAGGGCTATTTAGCTACTGTCGGCGTAAGAAAATCGCTCCTTTGGTCCTTGGGGCGAAAGTGACCTATCGCCGTGAAATCAAGCCTTTTCAGAAAGTAACCATCAAATCTAAGATCCTTGGCCACGACCATCGCTTTATCTATTTTGAGCAGCGAATCGTGTCTAACAAGGGGATTCATGCCAAAGGCTATCTGAGGGTAGCATTCTATAAGAATGGTTTTGTTGATCCCAAGGTTCTCAATGATGTTTGCCAGGTACCTTATGATAACCATCCCTTGCCTGCTGACGTAAAGCTTTGGATTGAGTCTGAAGACTTGATTCTCGCCGAGTTGAATCAAGTTAAAGACTAA
- a CDS encoding DUF6691 family protein, whose amino-acid sequence MKLLVGFVSAVLFALGLGVSGMTLPENIIGFLDIFGDWKPALMLVMVGAIIVHTISYRLIMRRDSPVLDSEFYVPTKKDIDSRLIVGSIIFGVGWGLGGFCPGPALVAIPSMGSSVLLFVVSMLVGMALFHYIAKPILGRFEK is encoded by the coding sequence ATGAAGCTGCTCGTTGGTTTTGTATCTGCTGTGTTGTTTGCCTTAGGTTTAGGAGTTTCTGGAATGACACTTCCAGAAAACATTATCGGCTTTCTCGATATCTTCGGTGACTGGAAGCCCGCGTTGATGCTGGTCATGGTGGGCGCGATTATTGTTCACACAATCAGTTATCGCCTCATCATGCGTCGCGACAGCCCGGTTTTGGACAGTGAGTTTTATGTTCCAACTAAGAAGGATATCGATTCTAGGCTAATCGTTGGTTCCATAATATTCGGTGTCGGTTGGGGGTTGGGTGGCTTTTGTCCGGGCCCAGCGCTTGTCGCAATTCCATCTATGGGAAGTTCTGTTCTGCTTTTTGTGGTTTCTATGCTTGTGGGAATGGCCTTGTTTCACTACATTGCAAAACCAATTCTTGGGAGGTTTGAAAAATGA
- a CDS encoding response regulator, translated as MKKILIADDSEEMIDYYKECFAGIDAEFQLKTFKDPTQALECFKKEVFSLIITDIMMPGMNGFELLKKIRELDSFTTVLVVTGYLNAIDDAIILDPHTFVSEKPVAMAELRSLISSLITIDKISNRRRVLIVDDSRAALFVLSNALKKHGFDVIEANCPSDALEKAQRFSEINLIITDYEMPEMNGVELAESFLFERGNPPVIVLSAKLNVKVKDPKKANIKAWVPKPYKIEVILDTIAKVA; from the coding sequence ATGAAGAAAATTCTAATCGCAGATGATAGCGAAGAAATGATCGATTACTACAAAGAATGCTTTGCAGGAATCGATGCTGAGTTTCAGTTGAAGACATTCAAGGACCCTACCCAGGCCTTGGAGTGCTTTAAAAAGGAAGTATTTTCACTTATTATTACAGATATTATGATGCCGGGCATGAACGGCTTTGAACTCCTGAAAAAGATCCGGGAGCTGGATAGTTTTACGACGGTGTTGGTTGTTACAGGATACCTTAATGCTATTGATGATGCTATCATTCTCGACCCTCATACCTTTGTTTCCGAAAAACCAGTAGCCATGGCTGAACTAAGAAGCCTTATCTCGTCTCTTATCACCATCGATAAGATATCCAATCGCCGTCGCGTTCTGATCGTTGATGATTCACGAGCTGCTTTATTCGTTCTTTCTAATGCACTTAAAAAACATGGTTTTGATGTCATAGAAGCCAATTGTCCATCAGATGCTCTGGAAAAGGCGCAACGTTTTTCAGAGATAAATTTGATTATTACTGACTACGAGATGCCCGAAATGAATGGTGTAGAACTTGCCGAGAGTTTCCTTTTTGAAAGGGGTAATCCTCCTGTTATCGTCCTTTCAGCTAAATTGAACGTGAAGGTTAAAGACCCGAAGAAGGCTAATATTAAAGCCTGGGTACCAAAGCCCTACAAGATAGAAGTGATTCTAGATACCATCGCTAAGGTAGCTTAG
- a CDS encoding mechanosensitive ion channel family protein, which yields MENLISGFQIAFTQPIRIDDAVVVENEWGWIEEITLTYVVVRIWDLRRLVLPISYFTDKPFQNWTRKNAEVIGTVNLKVDFSIDVDAIRQELDRLLESTDLWNRNVNVVQVTEADERSATIRILVSSQNSPRCWDLRCLVREHMIRFISTQPEYQSHQIWRDRQPLSL from the coding sequence TTGGAAAACCTAATCTCTGGATTCCAAATTGCGTTTACCCAGCCCATTCGTATCGACGATGCTGTGGTAGTCGAGAACGAATGGGGCTGGATTGAGGAGATCACACTCACCTACGTCGTTGTCAGAATATGGGATCTGAGGCGCCTGGTTTTGCCTATATCCTACTTCACTGATAAACCTTTTCAAAACTGGACGAGAAAGAATGCCGAGGTCATTGGAACGGTTAACCTAAAGGTGGACTTCAGTATCGATGTGGATGCAATTCGCCAGGAACTAGATCGTCTTTTGGAAAGCACAGATCTATGGAATAGAAACGTTAACGTTGTTCAAGTTACAGAAGCTGATGAGCGATCAGCCACGATTCGCATATTGGTTAGCTCGCAGAACTCACCTCGATGCTGGGATCTTCGTTGCCTGGTGCGAGAGCATATGATTCGCTTCATCAGCACTCAGCCGGAATATCAATCGCACCAGATATGGCGCGACCGGCAACCCCTTAGTCTTTAA
- a CDS encoding response regulator, with amino-acid sequence MLEVISGQLRIAVIDDVEIQAQFVQALVKSCASDETEVDYFTNPNIALEAICTGRYYAVFTDVHMEEMKGDDVVRQINALNLGVQTFVLTGDDGFILALNCFRLGCRNIFVKPPKTALIREAVEKVESDFFSWRKTFADLNQRKKSKLDKKAS; translated from the coding sequence ATGCTCGAAGTAATTTCAGGACAGCTGCGTATCGCTGTGATCGATGATGTGGAAATTCAAGCCCAATTTGTTCAAGCTCTGGTTAAGAGCTGCGCAAGCGATGAGACCGAAGTGGACTATTTTACCAATCCAAATATTGCTTTAGAAGCGATTTGCACCGGCCGGTACTATGCGGTGTTTACAGATGTTCATATGGAAGAGATGAAGGGTGACGATGTGGTCCGTCAGATCAATGCTCTCAACCTTGGGGTACAAACCTTTGTACTTACGGGGGATGATGGTTTTATTTTGGCGCTAAATTGCTTTCGTTTAGGCTGTAGAAATATCTTTGTTAAACCACCGAAGACCGCTCTTATCCGAGAGGCGGTCGAAAAAGTCGAATCGGATTTCTTCTCTTGGCGGAAAACTTTCGCCGATTTGAATCAACGAAAGAAGTCTAAGCTAGATAAAAAAGCTAGCTAG
- a CDS encoding RNA polymerase sigma factor translates to MDHSDFQKYYAENVDFLVFIAKKHRLSDEVSDEFVQEAFTLLLSYKKEIDPSRVRGFLVTTLRNLIIDHFRSASQKLERKSDPLDSVPETRFGAATSIRPEIPIISDLVLEYSSKKGGQEFGLFYGEGISTSEIARRLNKPEGSVRSQISRFRRRFQRAIRKELEERLSL, encoded by the coding sequence ATGGATCATTCGGATTTCCAAAAATACTATGCTGAAAATGTGGATTTTTTAGTTTTCATAGCCAAAAAACACCGCCTTTCCGACGAAGTGAGCGACGAGTTCGTTCAAGAAGCGTTTACTCTTCTTTTAAGTTATAAAAAAGAGATCGATCCAAGTAGGGTTCGAGGGTTTCTTGTAACAACTTTGAGAAATTTAATTATCGACCACTTTCGCTCCGCTAGTCAAAAATTGGAGCGAAAGTCCGACCCCTTGGACTCCGTTCCGGAAACTAGGTTCGGTGCTGCAACATCCATTCGCCCCGAAATTCCTATTATCTCTGATCTCGTTCTTGAATACTCGTCGAAGAAAGGTGGTCAGGAATTTGGGCTATTTTATGGTGAGGGGATCTCGACTAGTGAGATTGCAAGAAGACTGAACAAACCTGAGGGTAGCGTGCGAAGCCAAATTTCCAGATTTCGTCGGAGGTTTCAAAGAGCTATCCGTAAAGAACTTGAGGAAAGGTTATCCCTATGA
- a CDS encoding caspase family protein, with protein MNNLLHLKTWMPYLLLSLFFSIQVRAESQSKRLLLSVGISSFESDLFHPLRYSKKDAGDISSFFENTASPKFDRIEQLSGDHAAKVNRNEVLRAFQRLDEQNRLSTDIVMIYLSTHGTVGLDDAGKVKRFLVTSDTDPNNLQETALGYDEIVNRFRSLKSRKKVLILDFCYSGVGKSRLTMPMLKKLATLKSDYFSGIDDESVEGEYILTASGPSQPAQESSVLKNGVYTHFLIEGFRQDLNGDGAVSLAEAHNYARKQTYEFTKGQQTPTFRIRIEGSEPIFVTGHKPSKSLFASIYSFWKGHRKFKLFVNGVDKGALSQGAKLAPGRSHIRVINTETGKTEVDKYFDFSPDKEYPAIMLFQKYYSWQFQVGTEFSRWLSSVDPGYGDSVGVYGKLRRKHVLGAWNLGFKFGYDQARDSLMESYADDSGSVNYSQKRSTFRGQVLVGSHRKFSLGSLTQSKAVGTAVLEAGPILEHAAINNSKFEISDQEISWGLGMNAQTEILLPLYGFNIGAGLKLDIVRNYLGDGPFIARRGGFEFYIGQSF; from the coding sequence ATGAACAATCTACTGCATTTGAAGACATGGATGCCCTATCTTCTCCTCTCTCTATTTTTTTCGATTCAAGTCAGAGCTGAGAGCCAGAGCAAGCGCCTTCTGCTGAGTGTTGGAATCAGTTCATTCGAAAGCGATCTGTTTCATCCTTTAAGATATTCAAAAAAGGATGCCGGAGATATTTCTAGCTTCTTTGAGAATACTGCCAGCCCAAAATTTGATCGTATTGAGCAGCTTAGCGGTGACCATGCTGCGAAAGTAAATCGCAACGAAGTTTTGAGAGCCTTTCAACGACTAGATGAGCAGAACCGCCTATCGACCGATATTGTCATGATCTATCTATCCACCCATGGAACAGTTGGTTTGGATGATGCAGGTAAAGTCAAACGCTTTCTAGTGACTAGCGATACGGACCCCAATAACCTTCAGGAAACAGCTCTCGGCTATGATGAGATTGTCAATCGGTTTAGAAGCTTGAAGTCACGAAAGAAGGTTTTGATCCTTGATTTCTGTTACTCTGGTGTTGGCAAATCGAGGCTAACCATGCCGATGTTAAAGAAGCTGGCAACTTTGAAATCAGATTACTTTTCTGGGATCGATGATGAGTCAGTGGAGGGCGAATACATTCTGACTGCATCGGGACCTAGCCAACCCGCGCAGGAGTCATCAGTTTTGAAAAACGGGGTTTATACTCACTTCTTGATCGAAGGCTTTCGCCAAGATTTAAATGGCGATGGTGCTGTTAGCCTTGCTGAGGCGCATAACTACGCACGTAAGCAAACTTATGAATTCACAAAAGGCCAGCAAACGCCAACATTTCGAATCCGAATTGAGGGCAGCGAACCAATTTTTGTAACAGGACATAAGCCATCTAAAAGCCTTTTTGCTTCCATATATTCTTTTTGGAAGGGTCATCGTAAATTCAAGCTGTTCGTAAACGGGGTGGATAAGGGCGCGCTGAGCCAGGGAGCGAAGTTAGCTCCAGGTAGGTCGCACATTCGCGTTATCAATACTGAGACGGGCAAAACTGAAGTTGATAAGTACTTCGACTTCTCACCGGACAAAGAATATCCGGCCATCATGCTATTTCAAAAATACTATTCATGGCAGTTCCAGGTCGGAACAGAGTTTAGTCGCTGGCTGTCTTCAGTAGATCCTGGCTACGGTGACAGCGTTGGGGTCTATGGCAAGCTCCGCAGAAAACATGTCTTGGGTGCCTGGAACCTGGGATTCAAGTTCGGCTATGACCAAGCTCGGGACTCGCTTATGGAGTCTTATGCAGATGATTCAGGGTCTGTGAACTATAGTCAGAAAAGATCCACCTTTCGGGGGCAGGTCTTGGTGGGAAGCCATCGTAAATTTTCGCTAGGATCTCTTACTCAATCAAAAGCCGTTGGCACTGCCGTCCTTGAAGCAGGTCCTATTCTGGAACATGCTGCCATCAATAATTCCAAATTTGAAATCAGCGACCAAGAAATAAGCTGGGGCCTTGGGATGAACGCTCAAACAGAGATCTTACTGCCTCTTTATGGCTTTAACATCGGAGCAGGCTTGAAGCTTGACATAGTCAGGAATTACTTAGGTGACGGTCCGTTCATAGCTCGCAGGGGTGGATTTGAATTCTATATTGGGCAAAGTTTTTAG
- a CDS encoding MBL fold metallo-hydrolase: MKIQEFYDEATYTLTYVVYDEHSKDAVIIDPVLDFDPASGVVSFESTEILRKFIDKQSLQVKMVLETHAHADHLSSSHYLKEFYPQAVVAIGENIKLVQKTFKPIFSKPVDFPVDGSQFDRLLKDDELVEVGTLKFRVIFTPGHTPACASYLFEEKALFTGDALFMPDYGTGRCDFPAGSAKDLYNSVHNKIYTLDDKIEIYVGHDYQPGGRDLAFKTTVGEEKANNIQLKASTPENEFVTMRTERDKTLKAPRLLLPSVQVNIDAGQIPEQDEGKTYLNLPVSVRR; this comes from the coding sequence ATGAAAATTCAAGAATTCTATGATGAAGCAACTTATACTCTTACTTACGTCGTCTATGATGAACATTCAAAGGATGCCGTGATCATCGATCCAGTCCTCGACTTCGATCCAGCCTCAGGGGTAGTCAGTTTTGAGTCTACGGAGATCTTGAGAAAGTTCATCGACAAACAAAGTTTGCAGGTGAAGATGGTGCTTGAGACTCATGCTCATGCGGACCATCTATCGTCGTCACACTACCTTAAGGAGTTCTATCCGCAGGCAGTAGTTGCTATCGGGGAAAATATCAAGCTGGTGCAAAAAACATTCAAGCCGATCTTCTCTAAGCCAGTAGATTTTCCCGTGGATGGATCGCAATTCGATCGCCTACTCAAGGACGATGAGTTGGTGGAAGTGGGTACTCTGAAATTCCGAGTTATCTTTACTCCTGGTCACACCCCAGCATGTGCTAGCTACCTTTTCGAAGAAAAGGCGCTATTCACAGGCGACGCTTTATTTATGCCAGACTATGGTACTGGCCGCTGTGATTTTCCAGCTGGATCTGCAAAAGATCTGTATAACTCAGTACATAACAAGATCTACACTCTGGACGATAAGATCGAAATCTATGTCGGTCATGACTATCAACCAGGTGGTCGAGATCTAGCTTTCAAGACGACAGTTGGTGAGGAGAAGGCTAACAACATTCAATTGAAAGCGAGTACTCCTGAAAATGAGTTTGTGACTATGCGAACGGAACGAGATAAAACTCTGAAGGCTCCTCGCCTCTTGTTACCGAGTGTCCAGGTAAACATTGATGCGGGCCAGATACCTGAGCAAGATGAAGGTAAAACTTATTTAAATCTGCCTGTTTCAGTGCGGCGTTAA
- a CDS encoding rhodanese-like domain-containing protein — protein sequence MPMKECEVSYFQELQEKSGVLILIDVRESDEFGEVSAPCAKNYPLSTLDVQKVLSDLGLNSESDQSLYFICRSGRRSASAAQKFIDAGFENTYNLLGGMMKWQELGLPTRSTPHEQIS from the coding sequence ATGCCAATGAAAGAATGTGAAGTAAGCTACTTCCAAGAGCTCCAAGAAAAATCCGGAGTATTGATTCTTATCGACGTTCGTGAGTCCGATGAATTTGGTGAAGTATCGGCACCCTGTGCAAAGAACTATCCTCTCAGCACCTTGGATGTGCAAAAGGTACTCAGTGACTTAGGCCTCAACTCTGAATCCGACCAATCTCTTTACTTCATTTGCAGATCTGGTCGCAGATCGGCAAGTGCAGCCCAAAAGTTCATCGACGCAGGCTTTGAAAATACCTATAACCTATTAGGCGGTATGATGAAATGGCAAGAACTAGGACTCCCCACAAGGAGCACACCCCATGAGCAGATCTCTTGA